tctTATTCCAGCTTTAAATCAGGACAATTGACAAGCTGCACTGCTGCCTTTTGATCAAAAATGAGGAAGAAGTAACAACTTTGTAATTTGGCGTGTAGAAAGGCACCGGACTGTGCCAGAGTTAGGGCAGCAAAAAGTAATAAGTATCTTGAATGAAGATTTCTACCTATATTTGTTTTGTTACTATATACTCCAGTTCCAACAGTTGCCGTTCTGCATCGTCAAACATTCTAAAAACTGAACATGTCCTCTGGCAGGATAATGCTATCAACAGATTAGCCTTGAAAACTttcatatcaatatatttttatAAACGAGTATGTCAATACTTCGGTGAAGAAGATAAAGGTGAATACCTGGATGGTGAATAGTGACAGATAGCTGGGCAGATGAGCCGTGAGTCCATCTCATACGACGCATAACGCATTGGTGGATTAATTTGGTTGGACAGGACCATCTTGAATCTGTTGCAATTTTTCTCCAGCACCATCTGATCTAGGATTCTCCATGCACTCCTCCCCTCAGAGAAATATTTAATCTTACTCAACTGACCAGTGTGAAACATATAGGTAGCCTCAAAAAATTCTGGATTATTTGTGTTTGTGAATGCGACGCACAAAAGAATTGGATTTGAGTTTTCATATGTTAAAACCTATGAATCATCAATCAACATATAGGCAATGAGACCAGAAACAGGAAACTCCTGAAAAACTACTGACTTCCATAACTTCCATCAAAGTATGGCTCCAAATTAAAATAATTTGGTAAGCATATGAAATCATGAATGGAATTGCCCCACCATAAACTGAATTTTATTCATTCTTGTGGCTGACAGCTTACAATTGTTCCACATTGAAAAGAAATCAACACATGGCAGAGATACTAGTGTGATTTATACCTGCACAAAGCATCAGAATGTGACCTAAACAAATGAAAACATTGCATACACACCAATGTGAAGAAAAAGTACAGTGAGAAGGTGTTACAGGTATGAGAACATGTACTCGGCCATGACCAAGAAGCAGCATCCAGCTAAGCGTACTTGGCAAGCTCGTCGGCGAACACAGCGGCGTGTGGCTCCTCCACACAGCGGAGCATGAGCCGGATCCCGCGCTTGGGCGCCGGGGGCTTGAGGTAGATCACCGACGCAACGATGTTGACGTCGTCGTTGAGCGTGAACACATATCCAGGCTCGCCGAAGCCGTAGTCCACCTCGTTGAAGCCAACGCGGCTCCAGTCCGACACCGTCACGGTGCCGTAATCCAGCGGCACGTTGTAGTGGTCATCCTTGGCGCCGCCGTGCATCCAGTCCGTGAACCTCACCTTAAGCGCCTCCTTGGCCTCTCGCATTACGCCGACCACTTCGGGCAGTGGCGCCTCCCGGATGGTCTTGCTGCTCCGGGTGATCCCGACCGGGTACACGCAGTTGCCATAGTAGCCATCCACTGACGGCAGCACGCCCTGAAGGAGGTGCCGCGTGCTGGCGGCGAAGCCAAGGCGGACTTCAGCGGCGTCGGCGAGCTCCACCGCCAGCGCACGGCACTTGAAGACCACGGCCGTCACCGCGTCGAAGGTGGAGCAGGTCTCCCCCGTGGCGGCCTTGAACTCGTCCTTGATTCGCAGGATGCTCTCCGGCGAGATCTCGACCACCTGTGTCACGAAGCTGAACGCCGTGAATGACGGCGGCGGACCGCGCGGCAGCTTGGGTGGGTCCGGGATCGTTTCGCGGTCCCACACGGGAGCCACTGATGGCGCCGGGAACCCCCGGGCCAGCTCGCCTGCCGCTTGCAGGAACTGCGCGGCGCCCTGCCCGTCGAACACCAGGTGGCTGAAGCAGATCCCCACGGCGAATCCACCGCAGGTGAATTTCGTGACCTACAAATACAATACGGCAGCGCCCGAGTTAGGAATCTAAGTAGATTCGTCGCTCGTCTGGGTCTTGTTTCTCTTTCGTTGGATTGGATCGAGATGAGGTGTAAGTAAGTAATCGCGTGCGAACCTGCGCCATGAGGATGAGGTCCTCGAGCTTCTCCTCGGGGGGAGGGCGGGGGATAAGCTCCGCCTTGGGGATGAGCAGCGGGCGCTCGAGGCCGTTGACGTCGGCGAGCGAGCAGCTCGCCGTGGCCTCCACGAACCAGACGCCCTCGCCGGTACAGTCCACCACGAGGTCGCCCGGGGAGGGCTCCGCGATGCGACCGGCTACCGGATAGTAGGGCACCAGCGCCCTCGCGAACCCTTGGCGCATCGAGGCCACCTGGTCGTCGCCGCCCCGGTCGGAGGACGGGGGGAAGACCTGGATGAAGTCGACCGAGACGCGGACGGCGGCGGTCTTGTCGATAGAGGAGAGCGGGAGCACGCCGCCCGGGGTGGGCCCCGCCGGAGGGACGAGCTCCGGCGGCGACTTGGCGACGGTGGGCGCGGCCATGGTCTCGTGGGTTGGTGGGGGAGCGCGCTGGTTGTTTGCTTTGGCGCTTCCCCACTAGGAATGATGAATGGAGGAGGTTGAGGACTgtttggaggaatttcataggaattttagaggataggatttttatagaattttttcctttaaagcccttttgttcataggaatagattcctatttctacataggattggttcctatcttccatatttcataggaaaataaaaatgagcctagactcaatggaaaaattcctttggtgtcaaccaaatgacatcttgtttcttattcctactcataggatttgagatacatgccatctcatttcctacaaaatttctattcctatgataatcctatcctatgaaccaaaagaggcctgagGTTGTTGCCGTCAGTATTTGCCTCGGTGGCTGGCACGAGCTCACTTCTGGTTTGAAAGTGGTTAACTCTTTTTTTTAAGTACGCCAATGGCATACGTTGTTTTATAGAAGGCAGAAGTTTATGTACAAAAGTCCGAACAAGATATGAATAAAATATCGGAGGGATACACACCACTCCTACATCTTAGAAGACTTAGTCTACTGTTTCGTAAAAGGATCTAAAGCTCCGACACCGTCGAgacctgtcagatttcgggttccgacaaaacccttgaggttcgaacactcgggtgcgcacgaagatctctcccccactCTAGCTCGCGCACTCTACGGTCTCAGGGCCtaactcgacgaacccaaagaacatgtgacacaagatttatactggtttgggtcaccattatggtgtaataccctactccaatgtggtgtggtggattgcctcttgggctgaggacaaaagtacaagggaagaatagcctcgcaaggagaggtgttcttgtgcttggtgtgcttgTGTGGTTGAAGATTGGAATCCccctcctacggtggtggctagttctacttatagaggccctggtcctcttcccaaatattgagcgggaagggatcccacaacggccaaatttgaagggagacaactagtacaagctatccggacaaaagtggtcttcgcctgccaagggctctggtggtgacaccgtcctgggctccacgatgacctccgtcttgtcgtcctgctggtcttggtcgtgttgcactgatatggaaacatttgtctgatgcctcgggactcctcgtctgcacttgcccctttagcaccaaagaggaaacaaggatactgcgcccgcctggcgcccgcctggtttcagtcgtcatggcttgcgtcacaggaacctcgtgaggtgtcccttgccttgatctctccgcccctcgcgagccagccctggtgaggccgcccctgaggaggtcttgtgtcgtccgcctcgcgaggatcttgaatatttgctggtgaagatgggtcgtacagggccgctggtggagccacgctgtaacaccccagatgtaaaactTCCCATTTTGGCAATATATCCATCTTGTTCTTCATCTATTCTAAGTGGTTTTCCTCTTTGTGGGTTTCTTTTTGGGTTTGTTTGGTTTGTCTTTGCTTTTCTTGTCTTTGCTTTGTCATATCTTTTTTGTCATCCATTGTTGCACTATGCCCTCATCAtatgtttgcatcatgtgcatatCTATGTTTGTGTTGGGCTTATGCCAACTTGCTTTTCCATGACATTCATGCAtgatatgttgttgcatgttctATGTGTGTTCCATGCATTACCACCTCCATGCATCACCACCTCTccttcttttctctttctttttgcaAGTGCCATCTTGCCCTCCTCCAcaaatgttcatcttctccctataAATCTTGCTACATGTCCAGAACCCCTCTGTCAATTTTCACCTCTTTTAgaattgttttggttgggttcaaaaatgcatcaagtttgaattttattcaaacttgCTTCATTTTTCTACCACTAAAATAGTCCAAACCAATTTTATTAAATAGAGCATATTTCCAAGAGCTCGGGGATATTTTTGTTTCTACCATATACCTCTCAAACCTCCCTTGACTTTTCCTTTTCTACAGCTGTGAATTTAAATTTACAGAGTTAAGAAAAAGGGGAGAGCCCCCCCCCTAGTGCAGCCACCTGGGCCTTTTTCCCTCTAGCTAGCCAGCCCACTTACCTCTTCCGGCCCAGTCAGCCCACGCGTACAGAGACGTCGTCAACCTCCTGTACGGCACGCATCCAGCATGTCCACGTCGACGCCCCGGTTGATTTGACGGCCGTCCGACGCCCCTAGCCCCTTTAAAGCATGTCCAAACCCTACCCCGGTCTCTCCTCTGTCCATCCAGGCCCTCGTCTTCCCTCGCCACCACCAGGTAAGGCTAGCCACGCCATGACGTCGCCCTGCCCACCATGCTCCGGCCGAGCTTGAGCTCGAGCTCGGAGTAGCCGTCTACGCCGTGCCTCCGACCCCCTCTACCACCGTGGAGAGGAACGCCAAGTTCCCCTACGTCTGCTTCCATGCCGCATGTGATCACGAGGCTTCCAGATTGACTCCCTCAGccattttcttcctcttcttagcgGACAGCAGCCCCGCCAAGTTCAGAGCTCCATCGCGTCGTCTACGGCTCGTTCCCGTCTACCCCTTTCTTTCCATGGCATATAGGGCCCCGTGAGACTCGGTAGATCCATGTCTTTGATGTGCTCCCGATGCTCCGGCGAAGTTTGTAGTTTTGTTGTGTTTTTGCTGCAGCACGCCCGTGCGTCCCCGCGCTCCGGTTCCCGCCTAGATGCAGTCGCCTCACGCCCCATCCTTCACGCGTGCACTCGAACACGAGGAGCAGCAGCCTCGCCCAGCCTTGCCGCCGCCATACCCGAGACGAGCACGAGCTCATCCTCGAGAGATCTCTCGCGCGCACACCCCGCAGTTGGTCCGCATGAACACACACACATCCATACCCCTTTCCGCACGCCCGCCCTGGTTCTGCATTGCAAGCCGTCGCTGTCTAGCTTGTCTCTGCCGGCGCCGGTGATTCTCTGTGTTGTCATGGCAAAGGCTCAGCCTTCTGGCTCTGGTTCAAAAGGAACCAGGCGCCCACTCCATACACACCCGCCCTCCTTAGCGCAGTGGTTGACCACGCATGCCCACACCGGGGAGACCCGGGTTTGATCCCCCGCGGGCGCGGTTTgattccccttttttttctttttgcaataTGCGTGAGGATGACAGgagggtcccaccagtcagcctctcagCGCCCTCCTCTTTCTTTTTTCCCTTATCCCCGCGTTTTCCATTTATGGCAAGTCCTCATTTtccatttcgggcaagtccatATCTGGATGTTTCCAAATAAGGAAAATGTCATTTCTGTCATATTCCATTTAGGGCAGTTTCTAACTTATTGCACTTGTGATGATTTCtctacagcaaccccaacatattatgCGTGAGGATGATAGgagggtcccaccagtcagcctctcagCGCCCTCCTCTTTCTTTTTTCCCTTATCCCCGCGTTTTCCATTTATGGAAAGTCCTCATTTtccatttcgggcaagtccatATCTGGATGTTTCCAAATAAGGAAAATGTCATTTCTATCATATTCCATTTAGGGTAGTTTCTAACTTATTGCACTTGTGATGATTTCtctacagcaaccccaacatattatatatgtttttgggatagaaaaatcccaccaatccagtggtggcattatttTCTGCATTTAAGCAAGTTTGcatacatgtcattttacatcatatTGCTGTTTTGGCATTTTTGGTTGATTTATTTGAAACATGCTATGAGGTGGTTTGGCACATggttagcttcattttcatgtctacttcatgctagagtttgttccatgccatgacatgccttgtggtgagttaatcaagcttgtaaagatgccatgttgaatctgtttTTGTCATGTCCTGGAATTTCTCTAAGTCcgtaatctgtttatgtttttgccatgttcacatgcttgcaattgtattttctgatcccttttggctcaaggtcactaagggacttttgttaatatctttgagtagcttcatgccatgctttactttgccatgttaagttcctgtagcatctagttttcatgctccaaagtgtgctacatgatctaaaattccagacaagtgttaatttcactaagtctgaaatcttttttccattgcacttttgccatgcttgtttgaacctgttaatggatgaattggccgtagctcagtgttcatcttttgttaagcattatgaatggatccctgccatgtattttgttgccatgtttgggtgctgtagcataattatcttgatgcatttagatggctacttgctgtttatcgcagaccggtgccattcttgttttgtttgccatttccaaaccgtatctCCGATTCtgttgttctttatatcgttttcaagcgaaatcatctcacctttccagtggcacacttggatttccatgttgaggccaggttcattcatcacttgtcaaatcttgcatatgcgtcacatatcgcatcccgcatatcatatcatgtttgcatcatgttgtttgagcttgcacgtggttgattgtgttccgtttgcttgtttgtcttgtttgggtagagccaggagacgagttcgctaacgaggagcccgttgagttttctttcgaggatccagtcaactctgacaactttgcaggcaagatgatcataccctcgaaatcacttctatctttgctttgctagatgctcgctcttttgctatgcctatgctatgatgcctaccacttgcttatcatgcctcccaaattgccatgtcaaacctctaacccaccatgtcctagcaaaccgttgattggctatgttaccgctttgctcagcccctcttatagcgttgctagttgcaggtgaagattggagatcgttccttgttggaacattatttacttgttgggatatcactatattatcttgttatcttaatgcatctatatacttggtaaagggtggaaggctcggcctcttgcctagtgttttgttccactcttgccgccctagtttctgtcatatcggtgttatgttcccggattttgcgttccttacgcggttgggtaataatgggaaccccttgacagttcgtcttgttttaaaactcttccagcaatgtccaaccttggttttaccattcgccacctagcctctttttcccttggttttccggaacccgagggtcatcttatttaaccccccccgggccagtgctcctctgagtgttggtccgaactaggcagcctgcggggccacctcagggcaacttgagggttggttttactcatagcttgacctatctaagtgtgccttgagaacgagatatgtgcagctcctatcgggatttgtcagcacattcgggcggtgttgctggtttagttttaccttgtcaaaatgtcttgtaaccgggattccgagtctgatcgggtcttcccgctagaaggtatatccttcgttgaccgtgagagattgtcatgggctaagttgggactcccctgcagggatttgaactttcgtaagccgtgcccgcggttatgggcagatgagaatttgttaatgtccggttgtagtaacttgaaccttaacttaattaaaatgaatcaactgagtgtgttaccgtgatggtctcttctcggtggagtccgggaagtgaacactgtgttggagtaatgtttgcgcaggttgttctctagttattcgttcgtgcattgccttctcttctcgctctcatttgcgaataggttagccaccatacatgctagtcgcttgctgcagctccacatatttaccttgccttacctattaagcttaaatagtcttgatcgcgagggtgcgagattgctgagtccctgtggctcatagattacttccaaaccagatgcagggcctgatgattccgttccagatgatgcgcttgagctcaagtgggagttcgacgaagactcacgccgttactatgtgtctttccctgatgatcagttgtggtgcccagttggggcgatcgggaccgtgtcgcatgttgggttgatcttttattttggcaccatagtcgggccatgagtgattggatgatgtaatgctatttatgtaccttgtttgacatggcgagtgtaagccaactatgttaccttccccttttattatctatattacatgggatgttgtgaagattgccttacttgcgacattgctttcaatgtggttatgcctctaagtcgtgcttcgacacgtaggagatatagccgcatcgagggcgtgacaagttggtatcagagccttccccgaccttaggagccccattgcttgatcgaactagcagccgagttgagtctaaaaaatgttttgagtcatctaggaattatatatcggagagtttaggaattctttttactccccagtcccctcatcactctggtaaggcatcttgacgtagagttttgactcttctattctcaaatttcactaaaaaaattaggatcacgcgggtatcttggaatcgttccgatcgatttgtgacgagaacattgttcttggtgcctcctgtcatttaggggttgtggcagtgtcccggggagttgagctccgaggtgttgtcgtcacaattttatcgttgcagttctggaatacctgagtttagttcgccgacatcgaaaatctcttttatgcagttgttggtgagataacc
The Triticum dicoccoides isolate Atlit2015 ecotype Zavitan chromosome 3A, WEW_v2.0, whole genome shotgun sequence genome window above contains:
- the LOC119268378 gene encoding acyl transferase 5-like: MAAPTVAKSPPELVPPAGPTPGGVLPLSSIDKTAAVRVSVDFIQVFPPSSDRGGDDQVASMRQGFARALVPYYPVAGRIAEPSPGDLVVDCTGEGVWFVEATASCSLADVNGLERPLLIPKAELIPRPPPEEKLEDLILMAQVTKFTCGGFAVGICFSHLVFDGQGAAQFLQAAGELARGFPAPSVAPVWDRETIPDPPKLPRGPPPSFTAFSFVTQVVEISPESILRIKDEFKAATGETCSTFDAVTAVVFKCRALAVELADAAEVRLGFAASTRHLLQGVLPSVDGYYGNCVYPVGITRSSKTIREAPLPEVVGVMREAKEALKVRFTDWMHGGAKDDHYNVPLDYGTVTVSDWSRVGFNEVDYGFGEPGYVFTLNDDVNIVASVIYLKPPAPKRGIRLMLRCVEEPHAAVFADELAKYA